In the genome of Hevea brasiliensis isolate MT/VB/25A 57/8 chromosome 14, ASM3005281v1, whole genome shotgun sequence, the window ttatgaatgatatgcttttgctgatatgaaaattgatatcatatgcTGTTGATTTTGTCATTCGAGAAAAATAGTTTATCGCAAAATTTGGCCGATATCCGATATATTCGCTGGTTATCTCACAGCCGCGATAGGATATCCGGTATAACGCTCTAGTTGCCGTGGATAAAAACGTATTCGCCATCGATATATTTACTGATTATATACAGCTTAACattgagtcaacttgtcaatagagctatattgttcatttttcacattagataatttagttgaacctagctgcaattttcaaaggttttgagcaagaaccgaaaattgtttttaaagtccaattcacccccctcttggacatattttgggacatcattttttattaaatatattaataaaataaatataaaaaaaatcactCCGTCTccacaatttaaaaaataaattatataatctttttattttttaatttttgaattatttatttCTATATAAATAGTTTTtcaactaataaaaattttgagggtaaaaaaataaaaatataaacattAATGAATGCATTTTTTCTACGAATTATAGATTTTTCTTGTCGAAACTCAATTCATCGTAAagtcaaaatataaatatattttttgttcTAAGTATATGGTAATCCGAGGTTaggaaaaagaaataaagaaagcaTTCTTGTTGTGCAACAGAATTTGAAATAGAATGATACAAAATTATCTATAGTTATTGGCCTTGGTCTTCACATAAGGCCTTAGATTTTCCCAGGCTGATCCAAACCACCTCCATTTACCAGCATAGTTTGCAGAGTTTCAAGACAGGAGGCCATCATGCTGATAGCATTACAGTTTCAAGCAATCCCCTGAATCATGCCATTAGTTTTAATGGTGTGGCAAATTTCCTTCTTATCTATAAACCATTTTGGATACGCAAGGGCCGAATTAATGTTGTGAATAATATAGAGTACACAATGTTCTCGCATTAATATACAGGGCTTCAAATCACAGAAACAACCTCTCTGCAAAAGCAAATGGAAGTCTGCAAGTGCATTGCATACAAGGGTAACAAAACTCCTCTATTACAATAGCATTTCTTAAAATCCTTTGACCAATCAATAAAGTGTACCACGTCTAAGCTAGACATCAACCACAAACAAATTATGTGCAGAAGAAAGAGCAAAGCTTCGAACTTGCTTCTTGCACTGGTAAGAGATACACACTCAAAGATTATAATCACATCATTTAGATGTTCAGAAAGCCCTTATCCTTCAAACTTTCAATTGTGTCCTTAAGAGTAACCTCCACAGGAATGAAATCGATACCCAaagttttcactttttctttagaTACCTCATATTTTGACACAAAAGGCTTGTCATCTGCACATCTGCTTTATGAAAGGGAAGCAAACAGAACTTTGGTTACATTAGcgtatttttttttatcagagaatttgttattaaataaaaGAAAGATTTCAAAGAATGCTGATCATGACACTCATAATCCCATAACTTAACTGTCATCTGAATATTATATTAACACATATCTCAGGTAACATGGCATGTTGAATAATTGATCTAAAGGCCACCTGAAGTCTAAATTGACTGGCATTCACTGCAatgcaaataaaaaataacttacctTTCAGGAAGTCCCAAAGTGGGGTAGTGTTCATGCACAATCTCCAAAACTTCAGAGAAGTGTGTAACCCTTGCAACTAAACAGTATCTGCCACTAGCTGAAGGTCTTTCAAAAGCTTGAATATGTGCATTTGCAACATCTCGAACATCAACCAATCTAAGGTTCTCATTTGGAAATATCTGAGCTCCTGCACATAAAAAAGAggggatgattttttttttcctgggaGGGGGGTTTGGGggggaaggagagagagagagagagagagagagagagagaggagtttTGACCTGCCAatgatataaaatttgtaatttaacTTCATGGTTAACTGAAGGGCCCAATTACCATAGGATAAATGCAAGGTTTATCACATCAGAAAAGGATTCATGCAGTCTCAAACTAGACTTTTCTTTCTGGAAGGTTGCTAGCTAGAATGATGAATTTGAGAGACAGGAAATGCACCTTATGTATGCTTGAATTTGACATGGAAGcaaattataaaattatcaaTAATTGGAGAAGAGTACCATTTATGTTGTTCAAAATCACCTCCAAAGTGAGATTAATAGTTGGCTGCAAGAAAGGACCAATCACCCATCCTGGATGCAGTGTAACCAAgtcaattccattttcttttgcaAATTTCCAAGCAACATCCTCAGCTAAGGTTTTTGAAAcagcataccaaatctggaaagAACCAAAAATAGATTAACCCCAAAAGAAGGATGTACATGATTCAAAGAAACCAAATAACTAGAAAAAGAGATATAAAACACCTTCTTTTCCTGACAAAAAGCTCTATCGGAAAACCAGGTCTCATCAACAACCACATCAGGGCTGAGAGGTTTTCCATTGAACATTACTGTTGTCATAGAAGATGTTATAACCACTCTTTTGATAGAAGGAACTTTTGCACATGACTTAAGAACATTCAGCGTTCCCTTCACTGCTGGTTCAAGCAAATCTGCCTGAAATGACAACACAGAAATATGAAATCATGGACAATTTTATGAACTTTGCCATCAAGCACTATGCAATTTAATCAGTGCGGGATGTCATTATGGCTTTATATGTTCTTATTTCTTCCTGTACTGTTATTGATTTCTACATTAAAACAAAAGTGATAACTAAATAGCAAACCGCGTCAAGTTTACCTCAGGGTTACTCGTTGAAAGAATCACAGGTGAAGCTGTGTGAAATACACCACCACAACCATCAATAATTCCATCAAAAGATCCCTCTTCCACTaaatttgctttgaacaagtgaaGCCTTTCTTTGGCTCCATCAAGAGCAAGCAAGTGTTCCGTTTTCTTAGGATCCTCTGCCAAATGCATAAAATAGGTCAATGAACAAAGAGAAAACCTAAAACCCAAATTCATCTACAAAGAAATTTCATTAACAAAAACTAAAATTCTAATtatcaaaacaaaaactaaaactCTTTTGATATAATTAGTTAAAACCACAAGTAACCTATTTTGTGTAGACCATTTCAAGAAAACCTCAATAGTCATCAACCAAGAGTTGAAGTGGGAATCTAGCTGTGGATGATGCAGTGCCAAGAAAATAGAACACGACCCAGAATCTAAAAACATAAAGATTAATGAAATTGACAGTTCTAATCTCAAAACAGATTACCAAAGAAATCATAAGTGAGAGAGATAGAAACCCAGAATCCAAAAACTCTAAATAATGCAAAACAATAACAAACATTAAGCACAAAAGAAAACCCAAAAGAGAAAGGGATGATACTGACTTGGATCACGAACAGTGGCTTTAACTGTATAACCTCGCAGAAGTAAGAGCTTGACCAACCATGAAGCTATGAAACCTGCGCCTCCTGTTACACACACTACCCTTCCTTCTCCACTCATTCTATCTCTTTCAGAAGCTTCCCCTCCACAAAGTCTTAAGTGCAGAAACATATGTCGACAAAAGCTTGATTGTAGTAATCGGACACATGGCGTAAGCTATGAGCTAGCAGTAGATGTTCTTTctcattttaaattatatatatatatatatatatatatatatatatatatatataaaattaaatcgccttaattttataatttaatttaattttttataatttaatttaattttatatttttaaatttttattattttaattaaaaatgattgaatcaaatcaaactaaattactttattaattttttaaattaatttatttttatataaaatttatgaattatatatattatttaacttcattgattaatgattattaagtttaaattaatatcaaaattaaattaaataatttaaaaattaagtctaaattaaaaatttatcaaattcaaaaattaatcaattcaaaccgaatcaaatcaaaataaagcagtttagttcaatttaattttttatttattatgattctatttaatttttaaaatatgataatttgattaattcaattttaataattcaattcaattcaatttgaaCCGAATCCTCAGGACAAAAAAAAATGAGTTGAAACATGGACTTACTTTACGAGCTTAAGGGAGCCTAACGAATACCTAGGCTCACATGTCGCCGTGACAAAATCACGTATGCTACATTGAATATAAACCCATTACATCTATTGGGCCTAAGGGCCCAGAGTGATATGTTGCGACTTTCGATTCTATTTTAATTCAAACCGGTTTAAAACAATTCAAtggttgattttttttaattttttccttttttaaataaatatgtaaattcAAATCAAACCTGAATCGTCCAATCTAATTCAAAGGAGACAGTTTCAATCATATTCAGAGGTAT includes:
- the LOC110659967 gene encoding phenylacetaldehyde reductase, with product MFLHLRLCGGEASERDRMSGEGRVVCVTGGAGFIASWLVKLLLLRGYTVKATVRDPKDPKKTEHLLALDGAKERLHLFKANLVEEGSFDGIIDGCGGVFHTASPVILSTSNPEADLLEPAVKGTLNVLKSCAKVPSIKRVVITSSMTTVMFNGKPLSPDVVVDETWFSDRAFCQEKKIWYAVSKTLAEDVAWKFAKENGIDLVTLHPGWVIGPFLQPTINLTLEVILNNINGAQIFPNENLRLVDVRDVANAHIQAFERPSASGRYCLVARVTHFSEVLEIVHEHYPTLGLPERCADDKPFVSKYEVSKEKVKTLGIDFIPVEVTLKDTIESLKDKGFLNI